Part of the bacterium genome is shown below.
CACGCGACGGCCGTTTCGAACGCGCTGTTTCACGGTTTTCTGTGGCGCGACGGCCTCATCCGCGCGCTCGAGGTGGCGCTCATGGCCGCGATCGCGGTGCTGATGGGCATTGTCGTGGCGCGCTCCTGGTCCGCGGTCGCACTCCTGATCGGGCCGATGCTCGCGCTGATCGTCTTTCTCGTTGCGCAACTGCTTCTGTCGCGCCTTGGCATCTGGGTCCACATCATGGGGCCGATGTGGATCATCGCCGCCCTGCACGTCGTCGTCATGGGCGCACGCCTGCACGCGGCGGAGGGAGCCGCGGAGAAATTGACGAAGCCGGAAGTCTGAGGCGCCGGAAGATCTTCGCGGGTCAGGAACGCGGCGCGAGGGTGGCGGAAGTCGGGAAATGAGCCGGAATGTGGGCGATCCCGCTTCCAAAATGGACATCGTTCCGCATCCCGGTCGTTGGCGCTAAACTTCGCGTATGGCAACCGAAACGATTCCTCCCGGCGAATTTTCATCCGGCGCGGCGCGCGGGGAGCCGACCTATGGCCACGCGATCCCGCTGGGTGTCGCTGTCAAGTGGTTCCTGCGCATGGAAAGCGCCCGATGGCTGGCGAGCGCGGCGCTTGTCGCCTTCGCCGTGCGCCTTTTTCTCGGCCCGCCGGCGTGGGGAGATCTCGTCATCCCGCTTGTCATCCTCGCGGCGTGGCCGATGCAGGAGTGGTTGATCCACGTCTATCTGTTGCACTTCAAGCCGCGCGTCATCGCCGGCCGGCGCATCGACCCGCTGTTCGCGCGCAAGCACCGCGCTCATCACCGCGACCCGAAGGACTATTACCTCATCGGCATTCCGCGAAAGATCATCATCCAGGGCATCGTCCTCAACACCGTGCTGTGGAACGTCTTCGCGCCCACGCCGCTTGCGTTCACCGGTCTTGCGGCGTACTTCGCGCTGGCGACGAATTACGAGTGGATGCACTATCTCGTGCACACGACCTATCAGCCCAAAAGCAAATTCTACCGGCGCATCTGGATGAACCACCGCCTGCATCACTACCGCAACGAGCGCTACTGGTTCGGGGTGTCCATGCTCTGCGGCGACATGGTGATGCACACCAACGTCAAGCGCGACGACGTGCCGCTGTCCGAAACATGCTTCACGCTCGGCGAGACGGATGACCTCGGCGTGGAGGGACGCGCGTGACCGCCGAAGCCGCGCCGCGCTTTCATTGCGAGATTCTCGCAACCGGCGAGGAACTCATCTCCGGCCGCACCGTCGATACAAACTCCGCCCACATCGCGCAACGCGTCGCGTCGGTGGGTTATCTCGTCCGGCGCATCACGGCGGTCGGCGACGATCAGGACGACATCGTCCGCGCGCTCGCCGACGCGCTTTCCCGC
Proteins encoded:
- a CDS encoding sterol desaturase family protein, whose translation is MATETIPPGEFSSGAARGEPTYGHAIPLGVAVKWFLRMESARWLASAALVAFAVRLFLGPPAWGDLVIPLVILAAWPMQEWLIHVYLLHFKPRVIAGRRIDPLFARKHRAHHRDPKDYYLIGIPRKIIIQGIVLNTVLWNVFAPTPLAFTGLAAYFALATNYEWMHYLVHTTYQPKSKFYRRIWMNHRLHHYRNERYWFGVSMLCGDMVMHTNVKRDDVPLSETCFTLGETDDLGVEGRA